A stretch of the Flavobacterium sp. 5 genome encodes the following:
- a CDS encoding MFS transporter: MSSENVQTKWGQFISLIIVFFFWGFVGSANDILIPVFKKVFTLSQVQSQLVAWAFYAAYFVGSIIFFLVSLKSDVLQKFGYKKTLSAGLILSAIGSFLFVPAATMESFPFFLTALFTVGLGFSIQQIVANPLAIKMGSPQTGAHRLTLAGGVNSFGTTIGAILLGIALFGMGDNKKTNLSLEDIKLPFIILGLAFILVAIFMNFSKIEDPAKADEEEAIIEHKHAKFSILDYPQLYLGMLGIFIYVGTEVTIISNLPALLKTHEFGGILEDAIAPFIALYWGSLMIGRWNGGVNVFNTSNLVNIALKFIVPALGFGVIIGANIFAAHDVSSFYIYPIWILLFIAVSFVGGKNAGKTLMLFGISGLLMMVAGLICPDPSIAKFFFISGGLFLSIMWPSIFDLAIAGLGKNTGKASSFLIMMILGGGVVPLVQGSICDLDLTNPNGICGISYTHFSYIVPLIGFAYLAFYGFYCPKILKKQGVSHVQSEGGGH; the protein is encoded by the coding sequence ATGAGTTCAGAAAATGTGCAAACCAAATGGGGACAGTTTATCTCTTTGATAATCGTCTTCTTTTTTTGGGGTTTTGTTGGTTCGGCCAATGATATCTTAATCCCAGTTTTTAAAAAAGTTTTTACTTTATCACAAGTCCAATCACAATTAGTTGCTTGGGCATTTTATGCTGCTTATTTTGTAGGATCAATAATATTCTTCCTAGTTTCTTTAAAATCTGATGTTTTACAAAAATTTGGATATAAAAAAACCCTTTCAGCAGGATTGATTCTTTCTGCAATTGGATCATTTTTATTCGTTCCAGCTGCCACAATGGAAAGTTTTCCTTTCTTTTTGACAGCACTATTTACTGTAGGTTTAGGATTCTCTATTCAACAGATTGTAGCAAATCCATTAGCAATTAAAATGGGAAGTCCACAAACAGGAGCACATCGTTTGACATTAGCAGGAGGTGTTAACTCTTTTGGAACCACTATTGGTGCAATCTTATTAGGAATAGCTCTTTTTGGAATGGGTGATAACAAAAAAACAAACCTTTCTTTAGAAGATATCAAATTACCATTTATAATTTTAGGACTTGCCTTTATCCTAGTTGCGATTTTTATGAACTTTTCTAAAATCGAAGATCCTGCTAAAGCAGATGAAGAAGAAGCTATAATTGAACACAAACATGCTAAATTTAGCATTTTAGACTACCCTCAATTATATTTAGGAATGTTAGGTATCTTTATTTATGTTGGTACAGAAGTTACGATCATTAGTAACTTACCTGCTTTATTAAAAACCCATGAATTTGGCGGTATCTTAGAAGATGCTATTGCTCCTTTCATTGCGCTATACTGGGGAAGTTTAATGATCGGTCGTTGGAATGGTGGTGTTAATGTTTTCAACACTTCCAATTTAGTAAATATTGCTCTTAAATTTATTGTACCTGCTTTAGGATTTGGAGTTATTATTGGAGCTAACATTTTTGCTGCTCATGACGTTTCTTCATTCTATATTTACCCAATCTGGATTTTACTTTTTATTGCAGTAAGTTTTGTTGGTGGTAAAAATGCTGGAAAAACATTAATGCTTTTTGGAATATCAGGTTTATTAATGATGGTAGCTGGATTAATTTGTCCAGACCCAAGTATTGCTAAATTCTTCTTTATATCTGGTGGATTATTTTTATCAATTATGTGGCCATCTATTTTCGATTTAGCCATTGCTGGTTTAGGAAAAAACACTGGAAAAGCATCTTCTTTCTTAATCATGATGATTCTTGGTGGTGGTGTAGTTCCACTTGTACAAGGAAGTATTTGTGATTTAGATTTAACTAATCCAAACGGAATATGCGGTATTAGTTATACACACTTTTCATATATTGTACCACTTATTGGTTTTGCCTATTTAGCATTTTACGGTTTTTATTGCCCTAAAATATTGAAAAAACAAGGAGTAAGTCATGTTCAAAGCGAAGGCGGAGGTCATTAA
- the fsa gene encoding fructose-6-phosphate aldolase, translating to MKFFIDTANLAQIKEAQALGVLDGVTTNPSLMAKEGITGKNNILKHYVDICNLVDGDVSAEVNALDYDGMIKEGEELADLHEQIVVKLPMTKEGVMAAKYFSDKGIKTNVTLVFSAGQALLAAKAGATYVSPFIGRLDDISTDGLGLIEEIRLIYDNYGYETEILAASVRHTMHIVNCAKLGADVMTGPLSAIYGLLKHPLTDIGLAQFVADFEKGNK from the coding sequence ATGAAATTTTTTATTGATACAGCTAATTTAGCTCAAATTAAAGAAGCACAAGCATTAGGTGTTTTAGATGGTGTAACGACAAATCCATCCTTGATGGCTAAAGAAGGAATTACAGGAAAAAACAATATTTTGAAACATTATGTTGATATCTGTAATTTGGTTGATGGTGATGTAAGTGCTGAAGTAAATGCTTTGGATTACGATGGAATGATCAAAGAAGGTGAGGAGTTGGCAGATTTACACGAGCAAATCGTTGTTAAATTGCCAATGACAAAAGAAGGTGTAATGGCTGCTAAATATTTTTCTGATAAAGGAATTAAAACAAACGTAACTCTTGTATTCTCAGCTGGTCAAGCTTTATTGGCTGCTAAAGCGGGTGCAACTTATGTTTCTCCTTTTATTGGACGTTTAGATGATATTTCTACAGATGGTTTAGGACTTATTGAAGAAATTCGTTTGATATATGATAACTACGGTTATGAAACTGAAATTTTGGCTGCTTCTGTGCGTCATACTATGCATATTGTAAATTGCGCGAAACTTGGTGCTGATGTAATGACTGGACCTCTTTCTGCTATTTATGGTTTATTGAAACACCCTTTAACTGATATTGGATTGGCACAGTTTGTTGCTGATTTTGAAAAAGGAAATAAATAA
- a CDS encoding SDR family oxidoreductase, translating into MSKVVLITGGSSGIGKSIGEFLHHKGFVVYGTSRNPERIVNSIFPLIALDVRNVDSIQTAVAKVIAVSGRLDVVINNAGVGITGPLEEIPMEEIKNNFETNFFGPIEVIKAALPQMRSQQSGLIINITSIAGYMGLPYRSIYSASKGALELITEALRMEVKSFGIQITNIAPGDFATNIAAGRFHAPVIKGSAYELSYGNNLKTMDEHVDSGSNPNEMAEAVFTIIENPSPKVHYKVGAFMQKFSIVLKRILPDKVYEKMLMNHYKL; encoded by the coding sequence ATGAGTAAAGTTGTTTTAATTACAGGAGGTTCTTCGGGAATTGGGAAATCTATTGGGGAATTTTTGCATCATAAAGGATTTGTGGTGTATGGAACAAGTAGAAATCCAGAACGAATTGTAAATTCTATTTTTCCATTAATTGCTTTGGATGTTAGAAATGTAGATTCAATTCAGACCGCTGTGGCTAAAGTAATAGCAGTTTCAGGAAGATTGGATGTTGTAATTAATAATGCTGGAGTTGGTATTACTGGACCTTTGGAAGAAATTCCGATGGAAGAAATTAAAAACAATTTTGAAACCAATTTTTTTGGTCCTATAGAAGTAATAAAAGCTGCATTGCCGCAAATGCGTTCGCAACAATCGGGACTGATTATTAATATTACTTCAATTGCAGGGTATATGGGCTTGCCATATAGAAGTATTTATTCAGCTTCAAAAGGAGCTTTGGAATTAATTACTGAAGCATTGCGTATGGAAGTAAAGTCATTTGGAATTCAAATTACAAATATAGCTCCGGGTGATTTTGCAACAAACATAGCTGCTGGTCGTTTTCATGCACCTGTAATTAAGGGTTCTGCTTATGAATTATCATATGGGAATAACCTAAAAACTATGGATGAACATGTGGATTCGGGAAGTAATCCAAATGAAATGGCTGAAGCTGTATTTACAATTATTGAAAACCCAAGTCCCAAAGTTCATTATAAGGTTGGTGCTTTTATGCAAAAATTTTCTATTGTATTGAAAAGAATACTTCCAGATAAAGTATATGAAAAAATGTTGATGAATCATTATAAATTGTAA
- a CDS encoding glutaminyl-peptide cyclotransferase, producing MKKHNFLIAILLGITLIGCGDTKKGENSLFTIDDSAFPVHFTSPESVSIGILNPNSKEIDSIAYFVNDKKVGSTKGSEKLKFELKDQKLGYQYLKATAYFGSDSSDATKRIELVSNITPKLLKYKIINTYPHDTTSFTEGLEFHDDVLFESTGQKGDSYLRKYDYKTGKIIKQIDLDSMYFGEGITFINGKLFQLTWQEKTGFIYDAKTLKLEKTFKFDKNIEGWGMTNDGKYIYQSDGTEKIWKMDPATQKLIDYINVYSGDSKIKAVNELELIEGKFYTNVFEKDAIAVVNPNTGAVEGILDMSGLRKFLNVKPTDVLNGIAYNPKTKTIFVTGKNWNKMFEITVFE from the coding sequence ATGAAAAAACATAACTTCTTAATTGCCATTTTATTAGGAATCACATTAATTGGATGTGGAGACACAAAAAAAGGTGAAAATTCTTTGTTCACTATTGATGATTCAGCTTTTCCAGTTCATTTTACCTCTCCAGAATCAGTTTCTATTGGTATTTTAAATCCAAATTCGAAAGAAATTGACAGTATTGCTTACTTTGTAAACGACAAAAAAGTGGGAAGTACAAAAGGGTCTGAAAAACTCAAATTTGAATTAAAAGATCAAAAATTAGGATATCAATACTTAAAAGCTACTGCTTATTTTGGATCAGATTCATCTGATGCTACTAAAAGAATTGAATTGGTTTCAAACATTACCCCAAAATTATTGAAATATAAAATCATTAATACCTATCCTCACGATACAACATCCTTTACCGAGGGTCTGGAGTTTCATGACGATGTTTTATTTGAAAGTACTGGACAAAAAGGAGATTCTTATTTAAGAAAATACGATTATAAAACAGGGAAAATCATTAAACAAATTGATTTAGATTCTATGTATTTTGGAGAAGGAATTACTTTCATCAACGGTAAATTATTTCAACTAACTTGGCAAGAAAAAACAGGTTTTATCTATGATGCAAAAACTTTAAAGCTTGAAAAAACTTTTAAATTTGATAAAAATATTGAAGGTTGGGGAATGACAAATGACGGAAAATATATTTATCAGTCAGACGGAACTGAAAAAATATGGAAAATGGATCCAGCTACTCAAAAACTAATTGATTACATCAATGTATACTCAGGTGATTCAAAAATAAAAGCTGTTAATGAACTTGAATTAATTGAAGGGAAATTCTACACTAATGTTTTCGAAAAAGACGCCATTGCTGTTGTAAATCCTAATACTGGAGCTGTAGAAGGAATTTTAGATATGTCTGGTTTACGTAAATTTTTAAATGTTAAACCTACAGATGTTTTAAACGGAATTGCTTACAATCCTAAAACTAAAACAATTTTTGTAACAGGGAAAAACTGGAACAAAATGTTCGAGATAACAGTTTTTGAATAA
- the hutI gene encoding imidazolonepropionase — translation MTTLITNIKELLQVRENSTLKVAGAEMAVLPTIKNAFLLLEDDLIADFGEMKNLSKIKADKVIDATGKIILPSWCDSHTHIVYAGNREQEFVDRINGMTYEEIANRGGGILNSAKKLNETSEKEIYNQSKVRLEEVMRLGTGAVEIKSGYGLTVEGELKILRVIQQLAQNYPITIKATFLGAHAFPSAFKDNKRGYLDCIINEMLPEIAQNKLADFIDVFCETGYFSVENTEEIMQAGIRFGLKPKIHVNQFNSIGGIQAGVKYNALSVDHLEIMKPEDIEVLKNTETMPVALPSCSYFLSIPYTPAREMITAGLPIALATDYNPGSTPSGNMNFVVATACIKMKMTPEEAINAATLNGAYAMGISKSHGSITKGKKANLIITKKISSYYQLPYAFGSNLIESVILNGQIYQ, via the coding sequence ATGACAACCCTAATTACCAATATAAAAGAGCTACTTCAGGTTCGGGAAAATTCTACACTAAAAGTTGCTGGAGCAGAAATGGCTGTTTTACCAACGATTAAAAATGCCTTTTTATTACTTGAAGACGACCTAATTGCAGATTTTGGAGAAATGAAAAATTTATCTAAAATTAAAGCTGATAAAGTTATTGATGCTACTGGGAAAATAATTTTGCCCTCTTGGTGTGACAGTCATACACACATTGTGTACGCTGGCAATCGTGAACAAGAATTCGTGGATCGTATTAACGGAATGACCTATGAAGAAATTGCAAATCGCGGTGGAGGAATATTAAACTCTGCTAAGAAACTAAACGAGACCTCGGAAAAAGAAATCTATAATCAATCGAAAGTACGATTGGAAGAAGTAATGCGATTAGGAACCGGTGCAGTCGAAATTAAATCAGGTTACGGACTAACCGTTGAAGGAGAACTTAAAATACTTCGCGTGATTCAACAATTAGCACAAAACTATCCTATAACAATAAAAGCTACTTTTCTTGGTGCTCACGCATTTCCTAGCGCTTTCAAAGATAATAAAAGAGGATATCTTGATTGTATAATCAATGAAATGCTCCCAGAAATAGCCCAAAATAAATTAGCTGATTTCATCGATGTTTTTTGTGAAACTGGATATTTTTCAGTTGAAAATACTGAAGAAATAATGCAAGCTGGAATTCGATTTGGTTTAAAACCAAAAATTCACGTCAATCAATTCAATTCAATTGGGGGTATTCAAGCTGGTGTAAAATATAATGCTCTTTCAGTAGACCATTTGGAAATCATGAAGCCCGAAGATATTGAAGTTTTAAAAAATACTGAAACAATGCCAGTAGCATTGCCTTCTTGCTCCTATTTTTTAAGCATTCCTTATACTCCTGCCCGTGAAATGATTACTGCTGGACTTCCAATTGCGCTTGCAACTGATTACAATCCTGGTTCTACTCCATCAGGAAATATGAATTTTGTAGTTGCCACAGCCTGTATTAAAATGAAAATGACACCCGAAGAAGCTATAAATGCAGCAACCCTTAACGGCGCTTATGCTATGGGAATTTCTAAATCACATGGCAGTATTACAAAAGGTAAAAAAGCCAATTTAATCATCACAAAAAAAATCTCTTCATATTATCAATTGCCGTATGCTTTTGGTAGTAATTTAATCGAAAGCGTAATTCTAAATGGTCAAATATATCAATAG
- a CDS encoding formimidoylglutamase, with protein sequence MEKLIIFSINDLAKITNHRSGEIKFGEKILVVPKDTDPFDFIKNSEAKFVLFGIPEDIGVRANYGRPGAASAWQSAIKSIANIQHNRFSKGNQIIVLGHLNVQQEMKEVEHLDFNDIDDRSKLSQLVEKIDKEVSHIICKIIQSGKIPIVIGGGHNNSYGNIKGAALAKGKAINAINFDAHSDFRILEGRHSGNGFSYAFEEGFLKKYFIFGLHENYTSKSVLDIIKKIEDRVRYNTYDSVNIRKEKVFSEEMLAALDFIKNDPYGIEIDLDAIPNIASSAMTLSGFSIEELRQFVSFFAKNKNAAYLHICEGAPDLGEDKNNHLIGKLIGYLVTDFMKSHNSIAT encoded by the coding sequence ATGGAAAAGCTTATCATATTCAGTATTAACGACCTAGCTAAAATCACCAATCATAGAAGTGGTGAAATTAAATTTGGCGAGAAAATACTTGTTGTTCCCAAAGATACCGACCCATTCGATTTTATAAAAAACAGTGAAGCAAAATTCGTTTTATTTGGAATCCCAGAAGACATCGGAGTTCGAGCCAATTACGGGAGACCTGGAGCGGCATCAGCATGGCAAAGTGCTATAAAAAGTATAGCTAATATTCAACACAATCGTTTTTCAAAAGGGAATCAAATCATTGTTTTAGGACATCTTAATGTTCAACAAGAAATGAAAGAAGTAGAACATCTCGATTTTAATGATATCGATGATCGTTCTAAACTAAGCCAATTAGTTGAAAAAATTGATAAAGAAGTATCTCATATTATATGCAAAATCATTCAATCGGGTAAAATCCCAATAGTTATTGGTGGTGGACATAACAACTCTTATGGAAACATAAAAGGAGCAGCTTTAGCAAAAGGAAAAGCCATAAATGCTATCAATTTTGATGCTCATTCAGATTTTAGAATCTTAGAAGGTCGCCACAGTGGAAATGGCTTTTCATATGCTTTCGAAGAAGGTTTTCTGAAAAAATATTTCATTTTTGGTCTTCATGAAAATTACACTTCAAAAAGTGTATTGGATATTATAAAAAAAATTGAAGATCGTGTACGATACAATACTTATGACAGCGTTAATATTAGAAAAGAAAAAGTTTTTTCTGAAGAAATGCTCGCTGCTCTAGATTTTATCAAAAATGATCCTTATGGAATCGAAATTGATTTAGATGCCATTCCAAATATAGCAAGTAGTGCGATGACTTTAAGCGGATTTTCAATCGAAGAGCTTCGTCAATTTGTTTCTTTTTTTGCTAAAAATAAGAATGCAGCCTATTTACATATTTGTGAAGGAGCTCCAGATTTAGGAGAAGATAAAAACAATCATTTAATTGGTAAACTCATTGGTTATTTAGTAACTGATTTTATGAAATCACATAACTCTATTGCAACATAA
- a CDS encoding DEAD/DEAH box helicase, with the protein MLFEDLSLSKSIQRAVFEEGYTQATPIQEQSIPIVLAGKDLIGCAQTGTGKTAAFAIPIIHQLHRIVGSTKKAKVIRALVVTPTRELAVQIGQSFDTYGKYTNLTQLTLFGGVSQNPQVDALKNGVDIVIATPGRLLDLHKQGFIDLNHLHTLVLDEADQMLDMGFVNDVKKIVKLTPKNRQTLFFSATMPIAIRELAEMFLTDPETVTVSPVSSTAENVEQRVYFVEKTEKRNLLYHLIKNENLSNVLVFSRTKHGADNVVKALRKKDIPAEAIHGDKSQNARQRVLDAFKNKEVGVLVATDIAARGIDIDQLPFVINFDLPNIPETYVHRIGRTGRAGNGGIAISFCSKDEKDYWKDIQKLIKVNVETIDNHPYPWHSGNPTSDSNPPKNSNRSGGAHKSRKSDASKQNKKRWY; encoded by the coding sequence ATGTTATTCGAAGATTTATCACTTTCAAAAAGTATACAAAGAGCCGTATTTGAAGAAGGCTATACACAAGCAACACCTATTCAGGAACAATCGATACCAATTGTGTTGGCTGGAAAAGATTTGATTGGTTGTGCTCAAACAGGAACTGGAAAAACCGCAGCTTTTGCAATCCCAATTATTCATCAATTGCATCGAATAGTAGGTTCAACAAAAAAAGCAAAAGTCATTCGCGCACTTGTTGTCACTCCTACAAGAGAATTAGCGGTTCAAATTGGACAAAGTTTTGACACTTATGGCAAATACACCAATTTGACTCAATTGACACTTTTTGGTGGTGTTTCTCAAAATCCACAAGTTGACGCTTTAAAAAACGGTGTAGATATTGTAATAGCAACACCAGGGCGATTATTAGACTTACACAAGCAAGGTTTTATAGATTTAAACCATTTACATACTTTAGTATTAGATGAGGCAGATCAGATGCTTGATATGGGTTTTGTTAATGATGTCAAAAAAATTGTTAAACTGACTCCAAAAAATAGACAAACACTTTTCTTCTCTGCAACTATGCCAATAGCTATAAGAGAATTAGCCGAAATGTTTCTTACCGATCCAGAAACTGTAACTGTTTCCCCTGTTTCTTCTACAGCAGAAAATGTTGAGCAACGTGTTTATTTTGTTGAAAAAACCGAAAAAAGAAACCTGCTTTATCATCTGATAAAAAATGAAAATTTATCAAATGTTCTAGTATTTTCGAGAACAAAACATGGAGCAGATAATGTGGTAAAAGCGTTAAGAAAGAAAGATATTCCTGCCGAAGCAATTCACGGTGATAAATCACAAAATGCAAGACAGCGTGTTTTAGACGCGTTTAAAAACAAAGAAGTTGGAGTCCTTGTAGCTACTGATATTGCTGCCCGTGGTATAGACATCGACCAACTGCCTTTCGTCATTAATTTTGATTTGCCTAATATTCCAGAAACATACGTGCATCGTATTGGAAGAACTGGTCGTGCTGGAAATGGCGGAATTGCAATTTCATTTTGCAGTAAAGATGAAAAGGATTATTGGAAAGACATTCAAAAACTTATAAAAGTGAATGTTGAAACCATAGATAATCATCCTTATCCATGGCATTCTGGCAATCCAACTTCAGATAGTAATCCTCCAAAAAATTCAAATAGAAGCGGAGGCGCACATAAATCTAGAAAATCGGATGCATCAAAGCAAAATAAAAAACGCTGGTATTAA
- a CDS encoding response regulator — protein MNLTQNDTIKQRVNNNLGNMFCFEKKKYDEGIQYYRKAIEYSKKISDSSQIAFTNLNLTWALFDIGNYKEGEESLKIINSYYKKNKNDFVIVVLDMLNGMYYNFKNEDAKADFYFKEAIRLGNKLNEKSDLSYSHLEYSKLLLKQKDYKKAYENLEIYTRLNDEIYAEEKLEKANIEGINIELDEYKRTVDKIETERDLQYQSLKKTRIIVLLFIIAIFVLLLFLNSLIKNNRFRLKSNADLLVANEELIVANKKAEESALLKTQFVSTISHELRTPLYGVVGIADLLLEEHKELAKSPHLNSLKFSARYLLSLVNDILQINKIEENKIILDRMTFNLTDEFNMIKNSLSFIAKKNNNKIYIDVDPLIPESLIGDKLRFAQVLMNLVSNALKFTKNGKVDIIARQITLKEEVHSIEIKIQDNGIGIASLDQDKIFDKFVQVGRKELDYQGTGLGLSIVKRLLELFGSDIVVESELGKGTVFTFCIDFECNNLKINEIINNIQVDLTSSQIFKVLVVEDNHINQLITKKIIEKNNYSCIVVDDGFKALEILKNEVFDIILMDINMPLINGFETSRRIRMEGIDTPIIALTAFDKNEITDEAIMVGINDIIVKPFESVQLFKIINCLILKTKVVV, from the coding sequence GTGAATTTAACTCAAAACGATACTATAAAGCAAAGGGTGAATAACAACCTGGGGAATATGTTTTGTTTTGAAAAAAAGAAGTACGATGAAGGAATTCAGTATTATAGAAAAGCGATTGAATACAGCAAAAAAATTTCCGATTCTTCCCAAATTGCTTTTACGAATCTCAATTTAACTTGGGCACTTTTTGACATTGGTAATTATAAAGAAGGAGAAGAAAGTTTAAAAATTATTAATTCATATTATAAAAAGAATAAAAATGATTTTGTTATAGTTGTACTTGATATGCTTAATGGTATGTACTATAATTTTAAAAATGAAGATGCAAAAGCTGATTTTTATTTTAAAGAAGCTATTCGACTAGGAAATAAGCTAAATGAAAAATCGGATCTTTCTTATTCGCATTTGGAATATTCTAAATTGTTACTAAAACAGAAAGATTATAAAAAAGCTTATGAAAATTTAGAAATTTACACACGACTTAATGATGAAATTTATGCCGAAGAAAAATTAGAAAAAGCAAATATTGAAGGTATTAATATTGAGCTGGACGAATATAAGCGTACTGTTGATAAAATTGAAACTGAAAGAGATTTGCAATATCAAAGCTTAAAAAAAACTAGGATAATAGTTTTACTTTTCATTATTGCTATTTTTGTTTTGTTACTTTTTCTTAACTCATTAATTAAGAATAATAGATTTAGATTAAAATCAAATGCAGATTTATTGGTTGCCAATGAAGAGTTGATTGTTGCTAATAAAAAAGCAGAAGAATCAGCATTATTGAAAACACAATTTGTTTCTACAATAAGCCATGAATTAAGGACGCCGCTGTACGGAGTTGTTGGTATTGCTGATCTACTGTTAGAAGAACATAAAGAACTCGCTAAAAGCCCACATTTAAATTCTTTAAAATTTTCTGCTCGTTATTTGTTATCATTAGTGAATGATATTTTGCAAATCAATAAAATTGAGGAGAATAAAATCATTTTAGATAGAATGACATTTAATTTGACAGATGAATTTAATATGATAAAAAATTCATTATCGTTCATTGCTAAAAAAAATAATAACAAAATATATATTGATGTTGATCCATTAATCCCTGAAAGTTTAATCGGTGATAAACTTCGATTTGCTCAAGTTTTAATGAATTTGGTTAGTAATGCTTTGAAGTTTACAAAAAATGGGAAGGTTGATATAATAGCTAGACAAATAACTTTGAAAGAGGAAGTTCATTCTATTGAAATTAAAATACAAGATAACGGAATAGGTATAGCATCTTTAGATCAAGATAAAATTTTTGATAAATTTGTTCAAGTAGGAAGGAAAGAACTCGATTACCAAGGTACTGGTTTGGGATTGTCTATAGTAAAAAGATTATTGGAACTTTTTGGTAGTGATATTGTAGTCGAAAGTGAATTAGGAAAAGGCACTGTTTTTACTTTTTGTATTGATTTTGAGTGTAATAATTTAAAAATAAATGAAATTATAAATAACATACAAGTGGATTTAACTTCTAGTCAAATATTTAAAGTCCTTGTGGTTGAAGATAATCACATCAATCAATTGATAACCAAAAAAATTATTGAAAAAAACAATTATTCTTGCATTGTAGTAGATGATGGATTTAAGGCTTTAGAAATTTTAAAAAATGAAGTATTTGATATTATTTTAATGGATATCAATATGCCTCTAATCAATGGATTTGAAACATCAAGAAGGATAAGGATGGAAGGAATTGACACTCCAATTATTGCATTAACAGCTTTTGATAAAAACGAAATAACAGATGAGGCAATAATGGTAGGGATAAACGATATTATTGTAAAACCATTTGAGTCAGTACAGCTATTTAAAATTATTAATTGTCTTATTTTAAAAACTAAAGTAGTTGTTTAA
- a CDS encoding dicarboxylate/amino acid:cation symporter, protein MTTIETKKTPFFKGLTGQILVAMLLGAVLGVIIHNSVAVEITQEFSAKIKMLATIFIRLVQMIIAPLVFTTLVVGIAKLGDIKAVGRIGGKALAWFFTASFVSLLIGMLYVNLLQPGIGLNLSHVDLATASDVTAKTQSLSFENFIEHIVPKSIFEAMATNEILQIVIFSIFFGLAAASMGDNAKPVIDFLDRTSHIVLKMVNYVMKFAPIGVFGAIAGVFAVRDFQELAITYFKFFGSFLIGISTLWIVLIAIGFLFLGNRMKTLLRHIVSPLIIAFGTTSSEAVFPKLTEELERFGVKDKIVSFMLPLGYSFNLDGSMMYMTFAGIFIAQAYGIHLDYPTQFTMLFVLMLTSKGIAGVPRASLVVVAATCGMFKIPIEGIALILPIDHFCDMFRSATNVLGNALATSVVGKWEDEKENI, encoded by the coding sequence ATGACTACAATTGAAACCAAAAAAACACCTTTTTTTAAAGGACTAACTGGTCAGATTCTTGTTGCAATGCTCTTAGGAGCCGTATTAGGTGTTATCATTCACAACTCAGTAGCTGTAGAAATTACTCAAGAATTTAGTGCCAAAATAAAAATGTTAGCTACTATTTTTATTAGACTTGTGCAAATGATTATTGCACCTTTGGTTTTTACTACTTTGGTAGTTGGAATTGCAAAATTAGGTGATATAAAAGCAGTTGGTAGGATAGGGGGGAAAGCTTTAGCTTGGTTTTTTACTGCTTCTTTTGTCTCATTATTAATTGGAATGTTATATGTGAATTTATTGCAGCCAGGTATTGGGTTAAATTTGTCTCATGTTGATTTAGCTACTGCTTCAGATGTAACTGCAAAAACTCAAAGTTTATCTTTTGAAAATTTTATAGAGCATATTGTACCCAAAAGTATTTTTGAGGCAATGGCTACCAACGAAATTTTGCAAATTGTTATTTTTTCCATATTTTTTGGATTGGCGGCAGCTTCAATGGGAGATAACGCGAAACCTGTTATTGATTTTTTAGACAGAACTTCACATATCGTTTTAAAAATGGTGAACTACGTCATGAAATTTGCGCCAATTGGTGTTTTTGGTGCAATTGCAGGAGTATTTGCTGTTCGTGACTTTCAAGAATTAGCTATCACCTATTTCAAATTTTTCGGTTCGTTTCTTATTGGTATTAGTACACTTTGGATTGTATTGATTGCTATTGGGTTCCTTTTCCTAGGAAATAGAATGAAAACATTGTTAAGACATATAGTAAGTCCATTGATTATAGCTTTTGGAACTACAAGTTCTGAAGCAGTTTTTCCAAAACTTACTGAAGAATTGGAGCGATTTGGAGTAAAAGATAAAATAGTTTCTTTTATGTTGCCATTAGGATATTCGTTTAATCTTGACGGAAGTATGATGTATATGACTTTTGCAGGTATTTTTATTGCACAAGCTTATGGAATCCATCTGGATTATCCAACCCAATTTACAATGCTTTTTGTTTTAATGTTAACTAGTAAAGGTATTGCGGGAGTTCCCAGGGCTAGTTTGGTGGTTGTAGCCGCAACATGTGGTATGTTTAAAATTCCTATTGAAGGTATTGCTTTAATATTGCCTATAGATCATTTTTGTGATATGTTTAGAAGTGCGACAAACGTTTTAGGAAATGCCTTAGCAACATCTGTAGTGGGTAAATGGGAAGATGAAAAAGAAAACATTTAA